One Epinephelus lanceolatus isolate andai-2023 chromosome 10, ASM4190304v1, whole genome shotgun sequence genomic region harbors:
- the fbxo43 gene encoding F-box only protein 43 produces the protein MQCTPESNVYHASCKGQHCYDDCSDSGYSGLFHSPQSICRVDSCRSLSPVEFSETPKENLRLSGTPKEKTREPVGVLGKDSRGTQRPSAVSWCETPKAYKRHASLRHRLLMCKATTDVKTDNTRSPCNRKTEPSTRSEHWLSASFDSLDTVTGAFASSTLKSEQDLPLSSRKRRLLFTQVRTSTLEDGKLNSGYFASFERRVSLSDADFSESIRASDQSNIETPCYIKSLPASSKEISESPVSGVTNNLYDGSSVLSTPSSTHTPRYIRSACEDSGFSSLDKSRDSSVDHDGSYQELLLLSSRGNCETPSLAEAKRRSRLQRQHRLSTLKEGGSQSEEDPAEGKHEYLRQCHSLSKEDEVFTDDATPCSVLSAKCVNSTTSDSFTSLKQDDATPLRATTTKPQNVTPFSTAPAKPDVTPLRTTPVNLSLTPALQLVHAMCQQRAHMFDGQSPSLKDQLKSTEVLGFRTTMPLAGLIGRKMGLGKVDILTELKKRNLRHILAVILSHLTPESIYSCGQVCKRWNEIIQQDKRASLKRRNYLSEVEAALELGGAVHVPEAETRLALLKRSALKTVQAQSRTSSYCTPQSGNSTLTPSQHSILNSGGSSSKRDKFLEVAKTLFNDECLKPCPRCQHPARCHSVKGEGVCSRADCGFQFCTTCLCAFHGSRECGSQSVGRRKKDIILPGSAQSKRNVRRL, from the exons atgcAGTGCACTCCTGAATCAAATGTCTACCATGCGAGCTGCAAAGGACAGCACTGCTATGATGACTGCTCTGACAGTGGATACTCAGGTTTGTTCCACAGCCCACAGAGCATCTGCAGAGTCGACTCCTGTAGGTCTTTGTCTCCAGTAGAATTCAGCGAAACACCTAAAGAGAACCTCAGGCTTTCAGGCACTCCTAAGGAGAAGACCAGAGAACCAGTTGGAGTTCTGGGCAAAGACTCAAGAGGAACACAGCGGCCATCAGCAGTTAGCTGGTGTGAAACTCCTAAAGCATACAAAAGACATGCCTCACTGCGACACAGACTTCTAATGTGCAAAGCCACCACAGATGTCAAAACTGACAACACAAGGTCACCATGCAACAGAAAAACTGAGCCTTCCACCAGGTCTGAACACTGGCTCAGTGCATCATTTGACTCTCTAGACACTGTGACTGGGGCTTTTGCATCAAGCACTTTAAAATCGGAGCAGGATCTGCCACTATCTAGTAGGAAACGTCGTCTTCTCTTCACTCAGGTGAGGACCTCCACTCTTGAAGATGGTAAACTCAACTCTGGTTACTTTGCCAGTTTTGAAAGAAGAGTTTCACTCTCAGATGCAGATTTCAGTGAGAGCATTCGTGCATCTGATCAAAGCAATATTGAGACTCCATGCTATATCAAATCCCTGCCTGCCTCGTCTAAGGAAATCTCTGAATCACCAGTCAGTGGTGTGACCAATAACCTATATGACGGCTCAAGTGTCTTGTCTACACCGTCATCCACACATACACCCAGATATATCAG GTCTGCGTGTGAAGACAGTGGTTTTAGTTCCCTTGATAAATCCCGAGACTCCTCTGTGGACCATGATGGCTCATATCAGGAGCTGCTCCTTTTGTCCTCCAGAGGAAACTGTGAAACCCCCAGTCTGGCGGAGGCAAAGCGGCGCTCCCGTTTGCAGCGTCAACACAGGCTTTCAACCCTTAAAGAAGGGGGTTCTCAGTCTGAGGAAGACCCAGCAGAGGGAAAGCATGAATATCTTCGTCAGTGCCATAGTCTTTCTAAAGAAGATGAGGTTTTTACTGACGATGCCACCCCTTGCAGTGTCCTTTCTGCTAAATGTGTTAATAGCACAACCTCTGATAGTTTCACCTCTTTAAAACAAGATGATGCCACCCCACTAAGAGCAACTACCACCAAGCCACAAAACGTGACACCTTTTAGCACAGCTCCAGCGAAACCAGATGTCACTCCTCTCAGAACAACCCCAGTCAATCTCTCTCTGACTCCTGCTTTGCAGCTGGTTCATGCTATGTGCCAGCAGAGAGCACACATGTTTGATGGCCAGAGTCCGAGCCTTAAAGACCAGCTGAAGTCCACAGAGGTTCTGGGGTTCAGGACCACCATGCCATTGGCAGGGCTGATTGGCAGGAAGATGGGCCTGGGGAAAGTGGACATACTCACAGAGCTGAAGAAGAGGAACCTCAGGCACATCCTGGCTGTTATCCTCAGCCACCTGACCCCCGAGAGCATCTACAG TTGTGGTCAGGTGTGCAAGAGGTGGAACGAAATCATCCAACAAGACAAGCGAGCTAGTTTGAAGAGAAGAAACTACCTGAGTGAAGTGGAGGCCGCTCTTGAG CTGGGTGGTGCTGTCCATGTCCCTGAAGCAGAGACAAGACTGGCTCTGCTTAAGAGGTCAGCCCTCAAGACGGTTCAGGCTCAGTCTCGGACGTCCAGCTACTGCACCCCGCAGTCAGGAAATAGCACTTTAACCCCATCACAGCACAGCATCTTAAATTCAGGCGGCAGTAGCAGCAAACGGGATAAATTCCTAGAA gttGCCAAAACTCTCTTCAACGATGAGTGCCTCAAGCCTTGCCCTCGATGTCAGCATCCCGCAAGGTGTCACTCAGTGAAAGGGGAAGGAGTTTGCAGCAGAGCTGACTGTGGTTTCCAGTTTTGCACAACCTGCTTGTGTGCTTTCCACGGCTCTAGAGAGTGTGGCAGCCAATCTGTAGGCCGTCGCAAGAAGGACATAATTCTTCCAGGAAGCGCTCAAAGCAAGCGAAATGTTAGAAGACTATGA